A stretch of the Aspergillus puulaauensis MK2 DNA, chromosome 6, nearly complete sequence genome encodes the following:
- a CDS encoding DUF3140 domain-containing protein (COG:S;~EggNog:ENOG410PRQD;~InterPro:IPR021487;~PFAM:PF11338), translated as MTANELRDWLKEEQSQSSGWQNESGSGETIGHESGRKIVSILEHNPSKEPSEYSDEDVDHMRRVVSYCKRHLAQEETAKQDTTSKSYRSLKNWGHDVLKE; from the exons ATGACAGCCAACGAGCTACGCGACTGGCTCAAGGAAGAGCAATCGCAGTCATCGGGGTGGCAGAACGAGTCCGGTTCTGGTGAAACGATCGGACACGAAAG CGGTCGCAAAATCGTCTCTATCCTCGAGCACAATCCCTCCAAAGAGCCATCTGAGTACTCGGACGAAGACGTCGACCATATGCGTCGCGTCGTGTCGTATTGCAAGCGGCATCTGGCGCAGGAGGAGACGGCCAAGCAGGATACGACGAGTAAGAGTTATCGGAGCTTGAAGAACTGGGGACATGATGTGTTGAAGGAGTGA
- a CDS encoding alpha/beta hydrolase (COG:S;~EggNog:ENOG410PN0P;~InterPro:IPR000073,IPR029058;~PFAM:PF12697), protein MGLPTVVLVHGAWHTPANYQSYASALRAQGFTVHCPLLPSCNKSLPPTTSLQDDVNAVRELVSSLVAAGERILLIMHSYGGAVGTEAVEGLAYPVPTPTTDDGSAAAAGVGGVVHLLYLCAYILPPRTSIWDIVREAGFESIFEEHVRTAEDGSTFPVDPGLMFFAGDDSVSKDTIDSALLSLVRFPRSALMAPVGRGVAWRSIPVTYVLTQKDYGVPKVYQDIMLSKVRGEGVELRTEDFDTCHSVFISREAEMVKLAVEAATDGRNCPVS, encoded by the coding sequence aTGGGCCTTCCAActgtcgtcctcgtccacgGCGCCTGGCACACCCCCGCAAACTACCAGAGCTACGCCTCCGCCCTGCGGGCCCAAGGATTCACCGTCCATTgccccctcctcccctcctgCAATAAATCACTGCCGCCGACGACCTCCCTGCAGGACGACGTCAATGCTGTTCGGGAGCTCGTTTCCTCGCTTGTCGCAGCCGGCGAGCGCATCCTTTTGATCATGCACTCGTACGGCGGGGCGGTCGGCACCGAGGCGGTCGAGGGACTGGCTTATCCGGTCCCAACTCCAACGACAGATGATGGCagtgcagctgcagctggagttggaggtgTAGTCCATTTGCTCTACCTCTGTGCGTACATTCTGCCCCCGCGGACTTCGATCTGGGATATTGTTCGAGAGGCGGGATTTGAGTCGATCTTCGAGGAGCATGTTCGCACGGCCGAAGACGGGAGTACATTCCCGGTTGACCCGGGCTTGATGTTCTTTGCTGGCGATGACTCGGTTTCGAAGGATACGATTGATTCAGCCTTGCTGTCGCTTGTGAGGTTTCCGCGGAGTGCCTTGATGGCCCCggtggggaggggggttGCGTGGCGTTCTATCCCGGTGACTTATGTGCTTACGCAGAAGGATTACGGAGTTCCCAAGGTTTATCAGGATATTATGCTCTCCAAGGTTAGGGGTGAAGGCGTGGAATTGAGGACTGAGGATTTTGATACGTGCCATAGTGTTTTTATTTCCCGGGAAgcggagatggtgaagcTCGCTGTAGAGGCAGCTACTGATGGAAGAAACTGTCCCGTGTCTTAG
- the fpaI gene encoding putative methionine aminopeptidase, type I (COG:O;~EggNog:ENOG410Q1TU;~InterPro:IPR000994,IPR002467,IPR036005,IPR001714, IPR031615;~MEROPS:MER0001342;~PFAM:PF15801,PF00557;~go_function: GO:0070006 - metalloaminopeptidase activity [Evidence IEA];~go_process: GO:0006508 - proteolysis [Evidence IEA]), which translates to MVEARKCLGEDCHNNAGDLQCPTCLKRGIKDSYFCSQDCFKRNWPQHKTIHNVANGTVQDGVGPYNPFPSFSFPGTIRPVYPLSPMRTVPKTIRHPDWAVTGIPKGELRLSRTKIDILDAKGQEGMRKVCRFAREVLDMTAAELRPGITTDYLDEVCHKACVERDSYPSPLNYNHFPKSLCTSPNEVICHGIPDQRILLDGDIINLDISLYHGGYHADVNETYYVGDRAKADPETVRVVETTRECLDKAIELVKPGTPIREFGRVIEKHAKSRNCSVVATWGGHGINTEFHPPPWIPHYARNKAVGVCKPGMTFTLEPILTLGRPREVYWPDNWTNVTVDGKRAAQFEHTLLVTETGVEILTAANENSPGGPVPMPTTTGTEN; encoded by the exons ATGGTCGAAGCCAGGAAATGCCTGGGTGAAGACTGCCACAATAATGCCGGCGATTTGCAGTGTCCAACCTGCCTCAAGCGCGGCATAAAAGACAGCTATTTCTGCTCCCAGGACTGCTTCAAGAGGAATTGG CCTCAACACAAGACTATCCACAACGTCGCCAATGGCACGGTGCAGGATGGTGTCGGACCATACAATCCTTTCCCCTCATTTTCCTTCCCGGGGACGATCCGGCCGGTCTATCCGCTGTCGCCGATGCGCACTGTCCCCAAGACGATAAGACACCCGGACTGGGCAGTAACTGGCATTCCAAAGGGCGAACTGCGCTTGAGCAGGACAAAGATCGACATCCTAGACGCCAAGGGCCAGGAGGGAATGCGCAAGGTGTGCAGGTTCGCGCGAGAAGTACTAGATATGACGGCGGCAGAGCTGAGACCGGGGATCACGACGGATTATCTGGACGAGGTCTGCCACAAGGCCTGTGTGGAGAGGGAC TCATATCCATCTCCCTTGAACTACAACCATTTCCCCAAGTCGCTGTGCACTTCCCCGAATGAGGTGATCTGCCATGGAATACCAGACCAGCGAATCCTTCTCGATGGCGATATAATCAACCTCGATATCTCATTGTATCATGGCGGCTACCACGCTGATGTCAACGAAACATACTACGTCGGCGACCGAGCCAAGGCAGATCCCGAAACAGTTCGGGTAGTTGAAACAACACGAGAATGTCTGGACAAGGCGATTGAACTTGTCAAACCTGGAACACCGATACGGGAGTTTGGTCGCGTGATCGAGAAGCATGCAAAGTCCAGGAACTGCAGTGTTGTCGCGACCTGGGGTGGCCATGGTATCAATACTGAGTTCCACCCTCCGCCCTGGATTCCCCATTACGCGAGGAATAAGGCTGTCGGGGTGTGTAAACCGGGGATGACCTTTACGCTCGAGCCTATACTTACGCTGGGGAGGCCGCGGGAGGTCTATTGGCCGGATAACTGGACAAATGTGACGGTTGATGGGAAACGGGCTGCTCAATTTG AACACACCCTGCTTGTCACAGAAACTGGCGTCGAGATTTTGACTGCGGCAAATGAAAACTCACCAGGCGGCCCTGTACCGATGCCGACCACGACTGGGACGGAAAACTAA
- a CDS encoding uncharacterized protein (COG:S;~EggNog:ENOG410Q0SR;~SECRETED:SignalP(1-17)), with protein MPFHSLLLFAASCAALAIDPNALQARQAAAVQDTFNIYVYGKGISGLSLFYADGKYSAKAQIGNAALSTAKTAQPVYFTISETSQHSWIAHPNNTETNATAAFQTMALSLPGTNSDDRDVAFKQPTTTQLQSQEASVFEFYGDYVMTNKNNTNFYAVPTDADGVYSLVWSDVASENIPVILRTMAPVTEAPF; from the exons ATGCCTTTTCATTCTCTCCTGCTATTTGCGGCGTCCTGCGCCGCGCTCGCCATCGATCCCAATGCCCTCCAGGCCCGCCAGGCGGCAGCAGTCCAAGATACATTCAACATCTACGTCTATGGGAAGGGGATAAGTGGGCTTTCTCTCTTCTACGCAGACGGCAAGTACTCCG CCAAAGCACAAATCGGCAACGCAGCCCTATCCACCGCAAAGACAGCCCAACCAGTCTACT TTACCATCTCCGAAACCTCCCAGCATTCCTGGATCGCCCACCCTAACAACACCGAAACCAACGCAACCGCCGCGTTCCAAACTATGGCGCTCTCGCTCCCAGGTACAAACTCAGACGACAGGGATGTTGCGTTCAAGCAGCCGACAACGACACAGCTTCAGTCACAAGAAGCCAGTGTCTTCGAGTTCTACGGGGACTACGTGATgaccaacaagaacaacacaAACTTCTACGCCGTGCCGACCGACGCGGACGGTGTGTATTCGCTGGTATGGAGCGACGTCGCGTCTGAGAATATCCCTGTGATTCTGAGAACAATGGCCCCAGTCACTGAGGCACCGTTCTAG
- a CDS encoding flavin-containing monooxygenase (COG:Q;~EggNog:ENOG410PJFA;~InterPro:IPR020946,IPR036188;~PFAM:PF07992,PF13450;~go_function: GO:0004499 - N,N-dimethylaniline monooxygenase activity [Evidence IEA];~go_function: GO:0050660 - flavin adenine dinucleotide binding [Evidence IEA];~go_function: GO:0050661 - NADP binding [Evidence IEA];~go_process: GO:0055114 - oxidation-reduction process [Evidence IEA]), with the protein MPSNEANSAESDWAIDPAVFAFTPRSLRVVCIGAGFSGLIMAYKLKHERPLDYVDFTIYEKNPEVGGTWYENVYPGVGCDIPIHSYIFPFNPNPNWSQCYAKGPEIQQYILDTVEKFELKEEIQFNTKLTSAIWNENEGKWELKLQRGDEVLTDKADIVVDGSGVLNNWTLPDIKGIDTFQGKLLHTAKWDPTYNWDNKRIAVIGNGSSALQVVPALQPKAGKVVNYIRNPTWISVNLAGDITKDGMGTNFAYTEEEKRLYREDPAAFREYRKYIERSINGVYKIMLSGSPENAFLHNIVTNVMRSRLASNPHLIDKLMPRYELGCRRLSPGDGYLEAMQEANAQFNFDSITRITATGIVTTTETGQEVEEEFDLIVCATGFNTSFIPAWELIGRDGRQLAQEWKDVPQAYFSLCTGGMPNYFMFGGPNAPVGHSSVPVMLAWSGDYMLDWIEKIAREDINSVVVKDSVVASFNRYAVQSLKRNVWSKGCTAWYGKKDASGEGKVVTAMYPGSILHFKEFIKTIRGEHFDIKYNSSNPFRYLGNGELEMERAEGGDLAYYL; encoded by the exons ATGCCATCCAACGAAGCAAACAGCGCCGAATCCGACTGGGCGATCGACCCCgccgtcttcgccttcacgCCCCGCAGCCTGCGCGTTGTGTGCATTGGCGCTGGCTTCTCGGGGCTGATCATGGCCTACAAACTCAAGCACGAACGGCCATTGGACTACGTCGATTTCACCATCTACGAGAAGAATCCTGAGGTTGGAGGAACGTGGTACGAGAATGTTTATCCCGGGGTTGGCTG TGACATTCCAATTC ATAGCTATATcttccccttcaaccccaaCCCAAACTGGTCACAATGCTACGCCAAAGGTCCAGAGATCCAGCAGTACATCCTCGATACAGTCGAGAAATTTGAATTAAAGGAGGAAATCCAGTTCAACACAAAGCTCACCAGCGCGATCTGGAACGAGAACGAGGGGAAGTGGGAGTTGAAGCTCCAGCGCGGCGACGAGGTGCTCACCGATAAAGCCGATATCGTCGTCGACGGCAGTGGTGTCCTCAA CAACTGGACCCTCCCCGACATCAAAGGCATCGACACCTTCCAAGGAAAACTCCTCCACACAGCAAAATG GGACCCGACCTACAACTGGGATAACAAACGGATTGCCGTCATCGGGAACGGCTCGTCTGCACTGCAGGTCgtcccagctctccagccGAAAGCCGGCAAGGTGGTGAACTACATCCGGAACCCAACCTGGATCTCAGTGAATCTTGCTGGTGACATCACAAAGGATGGCATGGGCACAAACTTTGCATACacggaggaagaaaagaggcTGTATCGCGAGGATCCTGCTGCGTTCCGGGAGTATCGGAAGTACATTGAGCGGTC GATAAACGGCGTCTACAAAATCATGCTTTCAGGCTCTCCCGAAAACGCCTTCCTGCACAACATCGTCACAAACGTAATGCGGTCCCGACTCGCCTCAAACCCACATCTGATCGACAAGCTCATGCCCAGGTACGAACTCGGTTGTCGCAGACTCAGTCCAGGCGATGGGTATCTCGAGGCGATGCAAGAGGCCAACGCACAGTTCAACTTTGATTCTATCACACGCATCACGGCGACCGGTATCgtaacaacaacagaaacCGGTCAAGAGGTAGAGGAAGAGTTCGACCTGATTGTCTGCGCAACGGGTTTCAATACGTCTTTCATTCCAGCGTGGGAACTGATCGGGCGGGACGGACGGCAGTTGGCTCAGGAATGGAAAGATGTACCGCAGGCGTACTTTAGTCTCTGCACTGGGGGAATGCCGAATTACTTCATGTTCGGGGGCCCGAATGCCCCTGTTGGACATTCCTCTGTGCCTGTGATGCTGGCCTGGTCGGGGGATTATATGCTGGATTGGATTGAGAAGATTGCGAGGGAGGATATCAA TTCTGTGGTGGTGAAAGACTCGGTCGTTGCTAGCTTCAACCGCTATGCAGTGCAGAGTCTGAAGCGCAATGTCTGGTCGAAGGGGTGCACGGCGTGGTACGGCAAGAAGGACGCGTCCGGGGAGGGTAAAGTCGTGACGGCGATGTATCCGGGGAGTATACTGCACTTTAAAG AGTTCATCAAAACGATACGCGGCGAGCACTTCGATATCAAATACAACAGCTCGAACCCATTCCGGTATTTGGGCAACggcgagctggagatggagcggGCAGAGGGGGGAGACCTTGCTTATTATTTGTAG